In Jaculus jaculus isolate mJacJac1 chromosome 23, mJacJac1.mat.Y.cur, whole genome shotgun sequence, the following proteins share a genomic window:
- the Itfg2 gene encoding KICSTOR complex protein ITFG2 isoform X2, protein MRSVSYVQRVALDFTGSLFPHAICLGDVDNDALTCVGVGDVCSKGKNLVVAVSAEGWFHLFDLTPTKVLGASGHHDTFVGEEQRPVFKQHIPANTKVMLISDIDGDGCCELVVGYTDRVVRAFRWEETAEGTDHLTGQLVSLKKWMLEGQVDSLSVTPGPLGRPELVVSQPGCAYAVLLCAWNKDAGPPPASEEATAGSRESPAARDVVLHQTSGRIHNKNVSTHLIGNIKQGHSPESGGSGLFALCTLDGTLKLMEEADKLLWSVQVDHQLFALEKLDVTGNGHEEVVACAWDGQTYIIDHNRTVVRFQVDENIRAFCAGLYACKEGRNSPCLVYVTFNQKIYVYWEVQLERMESTNLLKLLQDEPEYRSLLQELGVDPDDLPAARALLHQTLYHPDQPPHCAPLSLQDPT, encoded by the exons ATGCGGTCGGTGAGCTACGTGCAGCGCGTGGCGCTGGACTTTACCGGGAGCCTGTTCCCACACGCCATCTGCCTCGGGGACGTCGACAACGACGCC TTGACTTGTGTTGGGGTTGGAGATGTATGCAGCAAAGGAAAG AACTTGGTGGTGGCAGTCAGCGCTGAAGGCTGGTTTCACTTGTTTGACCTGACGCCCACCAAGGTCCTGGGTGCTTCTGGGCACCATGACACATTCGTGGGAGAGGAGCAGCGTCCGGTCTTCAAGCAGCACATCCCCGCCAACACCAAGGTCATGCTGATCAGTGACATCG ATGGAGATGGCTGTTGTGAACTGGTGGTGGGATACACAGACCGTGTGGTGAGGGCCTTCCGCTGGGAGGAGACGGCGGAGGGCACAGATCACCTGACAGGGCAGCTGGTCTCCCTCAAGAAGTGGATGCTGGAGGGTCAG GTGGACAGTCTCTCAGTGACCCCGGGGCCGCTGGGCAGGCCTGAGTTGGTGGTGTCTCAGCCAGGATGTGCTTATGCTGTTCTCTTGTGCGCCTGGAACAAGGACGCTGGCCCCCCTCCTGCCTCTGAGGAGGCCACGGCGGGCAGCAG GGAAAGCCCAGCTGCCCGAGACGTGGTGCTCCACCAGACGTCCGGGAGGATCCACAACAAGAACGTGTCCACTCACCTCATTGGCAACATCAAGCAAG GCCACAGCCCTGAGAGTGGTGGCTCGGGCCTCTTTGCCCTGTGCACGCTGGATG GGACCCTGAAGCTTATGGAGGAAGCGGACAAGCTGCTATGGTCGGTGCAGGTGGATCACCAACTGTTTGCTCTGGAGAAGTTAGATGTCACG GGCAATGGACACGAAGAGGTGGTTGCATGTGCCTGGGACGGACAAACCTACATTATCGATCACAACCGCACTGTTGTCCGCTTCCAAGTGGATGAAAATATCCGCGCCTTCTGTGCAG GCCTGTATGCCTGCAAAGAGGGCCGCAACAGCCCCTGCCTCGTGTACGTCACTTTCAACCAGAAAATCTACGTGTACTGGGAGGTGCAGCTGGAGCGGATGGAGTCCACGAACCTGCTGAAACTGCTGCAGGACGAGCCGGAGTACCGCAGCCTGCTGCAGGAGCTGGGCGTGG ATCCTGATGATCTCCCTGCAGCCCGTGCCCTGCTGCATCAGACGCTCTACCATCCGGATCAGCCGCCACACTGTGCTCCCTTGAGCCTCCAGGACCCCACCTAG
- the Itfg2 gene encoding KICSTOR complex protein ITFG2 isoform X1, whose translation MRSVSYVQRVALDFTGSLFPHAICLGDVDNDALNELVVGETSGKLSVYKSDDSRPWLTCTCQGMLTCVGVGDVCSKGKNLVVAVSAEGWFHLFDLTPTKVLGASGHHDTFVGEEQRPVFKQHIPANTKVMLISDIDGDGCCELVVGYTDRVVRAFRWEETAEGTDHLTGQLVSLKKWMLEGQVDSLSVTPGPLGRPELVVSQPGCAYAVLLCAWNKDAGPPPASEEATAGSRESPAARDVVLHQTSGRIHNKNVSTHLIGNIKQGHSPESGGSGLFALCTLDGTLKLMEEADKLLWSVQVDHQLFALEKLDVTGNGHEEVVACAWDGQTYIIDHNRTVVRFQVDENIRAFCAGLYACKEGRNSPCLVYVTFNQKIYVYWEVQLERMESTNLLKLLQDEPEYRSLLQELGVDPDDLPAARALLHQTLYHPDQPPHCAPLSLQDPT comes from the exons ATGCGGTCGGTGAGCTACGTGCAGCGCGTGGCGCTGGACTTTACCGGGAGCCTGTTCCCACACGCCATCTGCCTCGGGGACGTCGACAACGACGCC TTAAACGAGCTGGTGGTGGGAGAGACCAGCGGGAAGCTATCTGTGTACAAGAGCGATGACAGCCGGCCATGGCTCACCTGCACCTGCCAAGGAATG TTGACTTGTGTTGGGGTTGGAGATGTATGCAGCAAAGGAAAG AACTTGGTGGTGGCAGTCAGCGCTGAAGGCTGGTTTCACTTGTTTGACCTGACGCCCACCAAGGTCCTGGGTGCTTCTGGGCACCATGACACATTCGTGGGAGAGGAGCAGCGTCCGGTCTTCAAGCAGCACATCCCCGCCAACACCAAGGTCATGCTGATCAGTGACATCG ATGGAGATGGCTGTTGTGAACTGGTGGTGGGATACACAGACCGTGTGGTGAGGGCCTTCCGCTGGGAGGAGACGGCGGAGGGCACAGATCACCTGACAGGGCAGCTGGTCTCCCTCAAGAAGTGGATGCTGGAGGGTCAG GTGGACAGTCTCTCAGTGACCCCGGGGCCGCTGGGCAGGCCTGAGTTGGTGGTGTCTCAGCCAGGATGTGCTTATGCTGTTCTCTTGTGCGCCTGGAACAAGGACGCTGGCCCCCCTCCTGCCTCTGAGGAGGCCACGGCGGGCAGCAG GGAAAGCCCAGCTGCCCGAGACGTGGTGCTCCACCAGACGTCCGGGAGGATCCACAACAAGAACGTGTCCACTCACCTCATTGGCAACATCAAGCAAG GCCACAGCCCTGAGAGTGGTGGCTCGGGCCTCTTTGCCCTGTGCACGCTGGATG GGACCCTGAAGCTTATGGAGGAAGCGGACAAGCTGCTATGGTCGGTGCAGGTGGATCACCAACTGTTTGCTCTGGAGAAGTTAGATGTCACG GGCAATGGACACGAAGAGGTGGTTGCATGTGCCTGGGACGGACAAACCTACATTATCGATCACAACCGCACTGTTGTCCGCTTCCAAGTGGATGAAAATATCCGCGCCTTCTGTGCAG GCCTGTATGCCTGCAAAGAGGGCCGCAACAGCCCCTGCCTCGTGTACGTCACTTTCAACCAGAAAATCTACGTGTACTGGGAGGTGCAGCTGGAGCGGATGGAGTCCACGAACCTGCTGAAACTGCTGCAGGACGAGCCGGAGTACCGCAGCCTGCTGCAGGAGCTGGGCGTGG ATCCTGATGATCTCCCTGCAGCCCGTGCCCTGCTGCATCAGACGCTCTACCATCCGGATCAGCCGCCACACTGTGCTCCCTTGAGCCTCCAGGACCCCACCTAG
- the Itfg2 gene encoding KICSTOR complex protein ITFG2 isoform X3 yields the protein MLTCVGVGDVCSKGKNLVVAVSAEGWFHLFDLTPTKVLGASGHHDTFVGEEQRPVFKQHIPANTKVMLISDIDGDGCCELVVGYTDRVVRAFRWEETAEGTDHLTGQLVSLKKWMLEGQVDSLSVTPGPLGRPELVVSQPGCAYAVLLCAWNKDAGPPPASEEATAGSRESPAARDVVLHQTSGRIHNKNVSTHLIGNIKQGHSPESGGSGLFALCTLDGTLKLMEEADKLLWSVQVDHQLFALEKLDVTGNGHEEVVACAWDGQTYIIDHNRTVVRFQVDENIRAFCAGLYACKEGRNSPCLVYVTFNQKIYVYWEVQLERMESTNLLKLLQDEPEYRSLLQELGVDPDDLPAARALLHQTLYHPDQPPHCAPLSLQDPT from the exons ATG TTGACTTGTGTTGGGGTTGGAGATGTATGCAGCAAAGGAAAG AACTTGGTGGTGGCAGTCAGCGCTGAAGGCTGGTTTCACTTGTTTGACCTGACGCCCACCAAGGTCCTGGGTGCTTCTGGGCACCATGACACATTCGTGGGAGAGGAGCAGCGTCCGGTCTTCAAGCAGCACATCCCCGCCAACACCAAGGTCATGCTGATCAGTGACATCG ATGGAGATGGCTGTTGTGAACTGGTGGTGGGATACACAGACCGTGTGGTGAGGGCCTTCCGCTGGGAGGAGACGGCGGAGGGCACAGATCACCTGACAGGGCAGCTGGTCTCCCTCAAGAAGTGGATGCTGGAGGGTCAG GTGGACAGTCTCTCAGTGACCCCGGGGCCGCTGGGCAGGCCTGAGTTGGTGGTGTCTCAGCCAGGATGTGCTTATGCTGTTCTCTTGTGCGCCTGGAACAAGGACGCTGGCCCCCCTCCTGCCTCTGAGGAGGCCACGGCGGGCAGCAG GGAAAGCCCAGCTGCCCGAGACGTGGTGCTCCACCAGACGTCCGGGAGGATCCACAACAAGAACGTGTCCACTCACCTCATTGGCAACATCAAGCAAG GCCACAGCCCTGAGAGTGGTGGCTCGGGCCTCTTTGCCCTGTGCACGCTGGATG GGACCCTGAAGCTTATGGAGGAAGCGGACAAGCTGCTATGGTCGGTGCAGGTGGATCACCAACTGTTTGCTCTGGAGAAGTTAGATGTCACG GGCAATGGACACGAAGAGGTGGTTGCATGTGCCTGGGACGGACAAACCTACATTATCGATCACAACCGCACTGTTGTCCGCTTCCAAGTGGATGAAAATATCCGCGCCTTCTGTGCAG GCCTGTATGCCTGCAAAGAGGGCCGCAACAGCCCCTGCCTCGTGTACGTCACTTTCAACCAGAAAATCTACGTGTACTGGGAGGTGCAGCTGGAGCGGATGGAGTCCACGAACCTGCTGAAACTGCTGCAGGACGAGCCGGAGTACCGCAGCCTGCTGCAGGAGCTGGGCGTGG ATCCTGATGATCTCCCTGCAGCCCGTGCCCTGCTGCATCAGACGCTCTACCATCCGGATCAGCCGCCACACTGTGCTCCCTTGAGCCTCCAGGACCCCACCTAG